A part of Aspergillus oryzae RIB40 DNA, chromosome 7 genomic DNA contains:
- a CDS encoding NADPH cytochrome P450 oxidoreductase family protein (NADP/FAD dependent oxidoreductase) produces MTPPWPLPLNIPPDALQELSKTLTPTGIADYSALTIFSVAAATYLSRGYLWDQPDPYQHLVYERPQLKNGGAAGSATKETRNIAKKLEESRKDMVVFWGSQSGTAEGFANRLAREISLRFGLSAMTADLSDYDPETIAEVPQSKLVGFLLSTYGEGDPSDNTAELWDWVNKTKDQGQLLSSVRYFAFGLGNRNYKYYNRVVDVVVEALDKLGAKAVMPVGKADDAEGATQEDFMTWKESLFAVLKGLGFQEHEVQYMPTLSVQEDESLEPIDLHNGEPDGGSLKAQCSPIRPLAISASRELFNSSDRHCLHIDLDLTSQPEFTYKTGDHLAIWPGNPDSEVERLLQALGLSSRRDVPITIKSLDSATKVKIPSPTTVATVFRYYLEICGPVNRDNVLGLAQFAPTPDAKAYLQQLGQDKASYAAFINKNHVNLGRLLQQASTETWNIPLSYLVETLPLMQPRYYSISSSSVISPRKASITVVVSTTPVPENGDELIHGVTSNYLLAVSENLRSAPHPEGLTYHLNGPSDSLQGGKVLSHLRKSKFKLPTLAKCPLIMVAAGTGLAPFRAFIAERRQLQQIGREIGEMLLIFGCRRHDEDFIYRDELEEMTSVLGEKLRIVTAYSREDKKQYVQDKISEVGDDVYRLIDEGANFYICGKAEMAREVEKAVAGVMSQKGQDEANEWRTRMKRRNKWQEDVW; encoded by the coding sequence ATGACGCCCCCGTGGCCTCTGCCTCTCAACATCCCGCCGGACGCTCTACAAGAACTCTCTAAAACCCTCACTCCCACCGGTATTGCCGACTACTCAGCcctgaccatcttctccgtgGCAGCCGCCACATATCTCTCCCGAGGCTACCTCTGGGACCAGCCTGACCCATACCAGCATCTCGTTTACGAACGACCACAGCTCAAGAATGGAGGTGCTGCCGGCTCTgccacaaaagaaacccgAAACATCGCCAAGAAATTGGAAGAGTCCAGAAAAGACATGGTCGTTTTCTGGGGCTCCCAGTCCGGCACCGCTGAGGGGTTCGCTAACCGCTTGGCGCGAGAGATCTCGTTGCGATTCGGCCTGAGCGCCATGACGGCAGACCTATCCGATTATGATCCTGAGACCATCGCTGAGGTTCCACAGTCAAAGCTGGTCGGCTTCCTCCTGTCCACCTATGGCGAGGGAGATCCCAGTGATAACACGGCGGAGTTATGGGATTGGGTCAACAAGACCAAGGATCAGGGGCAGCTGTTGTCCTCCGTAAGGTACTTTGCCTTTGGCCTGGGAAATAGGAACTATAAATACTATAACCGCGTCGTCGACGTCGTGGTGGAGGCGCTGGATAAACTAGGTGCGAAAGCTGTGATGCCAGTCGGAAAGGCCGATGATGCCGAAGGTGCTACCCAGGAAGACTTCATGACCTGGAAGGAGAGCCTATTTGCCGTACTGAAGGGCCTGGGATTCCAGGAACATGAGGTCCAGTACATGCCCACCTTATCTGTACAAGAGGACGAATCCCTGGAGCCAATTGACTTGCATAATGGAGAGCCGGATGGAGGCTCCCTCAAGGCTCAGTGCTCGCCCATTCGGCCTTTGGCCATCTCCGCTTCTCGGGAGCTGTTCAACTCATCCGACCGACACTGTCTTCACATCGATTTGGATCTCACCAGCCAACCGGAGTTCACATACAAGACCGGTGATCATCTTGCCATCTGGCCTGGAAACCCTGACTCCGAGGTGGAGCGTCTCCTTCAAGCCCTGGGTCTCTCATCGCGTCGCGACGTGCCTATCACTATTAAGTCGCTTGACTCCGCTACAAAAGTGAAGATTCCTTCCCCAACCACTGTCGCAACTGTCTTCCGTTACTACCTCGAAATCTGTGGTCCCGTGAATCGAGACAATGTCTTGGGACTGGCACAGTTCGCCCCGACCCCCGATGCAAAAGCATATCTCCAGCAACTCGGTCAAGATAAGGCTAGTTATGCTGCATTTATCAACAAGAACCATGTCAACCTCGGTCGACTGCTGCAACAAGCTAGCACTGAGACGTGGAACATCCCCCTATCATACCTCGTTGAAACTCTCCCTCTCATGCAACCACGATACTACTCTATCTCATCCAGCAGTGTAATCTCCCCGCGCAAGGCCTCAATCACAGTCGTCGTCTCGACCACCCCTGTTCCCGAGAACGGAGACGAACTGATCCACGGCGTTACGTCCAACTACCTCCTCGCTGTCTCGGAGAACCTCCGCTCTGCTCCTCACCCAGAAGGACTCACATATCATCTCAACGGACCCAGTGATTCCCTACAAGGCGGAAAGGTGCTCTCGCACCTGCGTAAAAGCAAATTCAAGCTCCCCACTCTGGCCAAGTGCCCACTTATCATGGTTGCGGCAGGCACAGGTCTGGCGCCATTCCGGGCGTTCATCGCCGAGCGTCGACAGCTCCAGCAGATCGGAAGGGAGATTGGCGAGATGCTGCTTATCTTCGGATGTCGGAGACACGATGAGGACTTCATCTACCGggatgagctggaagagatgacGAGTGTGCTAGGAGAGAAGCTGCGCATCGTCACTGCGTACTCGCGTGAGGATAAAAAGCAATACGTTCAGGATAAGATCTCAGAGGTTGGCGACGATGTTTACCGACTGATTGATGAAGGAGCCAACTTCTATATCTGTGGAAAGGCGGAGATGGCAAGGGAGGTCGAGAAGGCGGTGGCGGGGGTAATGAGCCAGAAGGGTCAGGATGAGGCGAATGAGTGGAGGAcaagaatgaagagaaggaacaaGTGGCAGGAGGATGTGTGGTAG
- a CDS encoding cytochrome P450 (cytochrome P450 CYP3/CYP5/CYP6/CYP9 subfamilies) — protein sequence MWSALSIAPYALVLGLFSLLYFVVFPWVEYIRDPKGLRKYPNMNPFSGMSAVPFMLLASRGFRSKELQELHRTKPVIRTGPNMLSYGDVRAIKDIYGHNTKCIKDPSYIVTAGTHYHLADVVDKPDHARKRKVLSSAYALKNLETWEHKVSDKVEKVVAHFDKVCTAPPSAAVAAGKMAPDPKDLTVDFRAWTNFFTLDAIADIGLSEKLGFLDSGSDVCIAERKDGSTYEVNLREALYPTARKQSLILWNYEWYPVLNKMVNIIPFFNRMQNSSDNWDNIVWRRSMNRLRRYEAGEKLEDFFQAMMEDKNGRANNLEWGEIVAEMNIMMNAGSVTTAIAIANVMYQLLRNPQSLKKLQEEIDAVLDADEIVAPYDKVKHLPYLRACLDESLRIFPPTSHGLPRETPPEGMEILGEWVPGNTSVSMSAYVAHRDESVFPKADQYIPERWLGEEGKALQPYLIAFSAGARSCIGRNISYLEQTKILATLVHRYDFALPYPGWELKRLETMNLILGDMPVKVWRRNVQEA from the exons ATGTGGTCCGCTCTATCTATCGCCCCATATGCGCTTGTGCTGGGgctcttttcccttctgtaTTTTGTCGTCTTTCCATGGGTAGAGTACATCCGGGACCCCAAGG GGCTTCGGAAATACCCAAACATGAACCCCTTCTCTGGGATGTCTGCGGTACCTTTCATGCTCTTAGCATCGAGAGGGTTCCGCTCGAAAGAGCTTCAGGAACTACACAGAACAAAGCCTGTCATTCGAACCGGACCCAATATGCTGTCGTACGGTGATGTACGTgccatcaaggatatctatGGACACAACACCAAGTGCATCAAGGATCCCTCCTACATTGTGACGGCTGGCACGCACTACCATCTTGCGGATGTGGTCGACAAGCCTGACCACGCACGGAAGCGTAAGGTCCTCTCATCCGCATATGCGCTCAAGAACTTGGAGACATGGGAGCACAAAGTCAGTGACAAAGTCGAGAAAGTTGTCGCACATTTCGACAAAGTATGCACGGCACCACCCTCGGCTGCCGTGGCAGCGGGCAAAATGGCACCGGATCCGAAGGACCTCACAGTTGACTTCCGAGCTTggaccaacttcttcactCTTGATGCAATTGCTGATATCGGACTCTCGGAAAagcttggcttcctggaTTCGGGAAGCGATGTTTGTATTGCTGAGAGAAAGGACGGCTCCACATACGAGGTCAACCTCCGTGAGGCCCTTTATCCCACTGCTCGCAAGCAGTCGCTCATTCTGTGGAACTATGAATGGTATCCGGTTCTTAACAAGATGGTTAACATAATACCATTCTTCAATCGGATGCAGAATTCGTCAGACAACTGGGATAACATCGTGTGGCGTCGGTCAATGAACCGCCTCCGTCGGTATGAGGCAGGTGAAAAGCTCGAGGACTTTTTCCaggcaatgatggaagaCAAGAACGGCCGAGCCAACAACTTGGAATGGGGTGAGATCGTGGCTGAGATGAACATCATGATGAACGCCGGCAGTGTTACAAccgccatcgccatcgcgAACGTTATGTATCAGCTTCTTCGGAACCCGCAGAGCTTGAAAAAGCTTCAAGAGGAGATCGATGCCGTGCTGGACGCGGATGAGATCGTCGCCCCCTACGATAAAGTGAAGCACCTCCCGTATCTCCGGGCATGCTTGGATGAATCTCTTCGCATCTTTCCACCAACTTCGCATGGGCTCCCTCGTGAAACTCCGCCAGAGGGTATGGAGATCCTGGGCGAATGGGTTCCCGGCAACACGTCGGTTAGCATGTCCGCATATGTGGCACACCGTGATGAGAGCGTCTTCCCCAAGGCAGATCAATACATTCCTGAACGGTGGCtaggagaagaaggcaaggcTCTTCAGCCATACTTGATCGCATTCTCGGCGGGTGCGAGATCCTGCATTGGTCGGAATATTTCTTATCTGGAGCAGACTAAGATCTTGGCTACGCTGGTACACCGATACGATTTTGCACTGCCGTATCCCGGATGGGAGCTGAAGCGGTTAGAGACCATGAATCTGATTTTGGGAGATATGCCGGTTAAGGTGTGGAGGCGCAATGTGCAGGAGGCATGA
- a CDS encoding myo-inositol transporter (predicted transporter (major facilitator superfamily)) has translation MDSDSLQISENKAEIFHDEDLVSIALDDSIEETHPGKAVWLIVCAVSMGGFLFGYDTGVISSVLVNLGSDLGKPLSSNEQELITSITSGGALIGSVAAGMTADKYGRKLAIYVGCIIFFIGSIIQAAAYSLPQMTVGRLVVGFGVGEAAMIVPLYIGEMAPARFRGRLIVFDNICVTFGQLVSYALGAAFTDVASGWRYMVGLGAVPALLLVAMMPFCPETPRQLVLHGRLEEARRVISKIFPRATDRQVDAKARLIRYSIEEATASISNKSLAWQMRQLFTVGQNVRALITACAVMAVSQLGGFNSLMYYASTLFSMVGFDKPTVVSIVVGATNFIFGFPNFIFIDRFGRRRMLLVTILGMASILFKICLSLVVASVAFHWIPVNHDLTAVETREMGWPNILLLVSLIVYIAFYSAGVAPISWVGTEFLPLEVRALGTMMNSVTCWGCNIIISSTFLSMMKGMTPSGTFGFYAGICLLGFIFAIFCYAEVHNMPLESVREIYNHGFGVKYAREVQKELHEARDAEGSTA, from the exons ATGGATTCTGATTCACTGCAAATCTCTGAGAATAAAGCGGAGATCTTCCACGATGAGGACCTGGTCTCAATAGCCTTAGATGACTCCATTGAGGAAACCCATCCCGGGAAAGCAGTATGGCTGATTGTCTGTGCGGTGTCCATGGGtggctttcttttcg GCTATGACACGGGGGTTATATCTTCTGTACTCGTCAATCTGGGGTCGGACCTGGGGAAACCACTCAGCTCCAATGAACAAGAATTAATTACCTCTATCACCTCCGGAGGCGCTCTGATAGGCTCAGTAGCGGCGGGCATGACAGCCGACAAATACGGCCGGAAACTTGCCATTTACGTAGGCTgtatcatcttcttcataggaAGCATAATTCAGGCAGCCGCATACTCGCTCCCCCAGATGACTGTTGGTCGCCTCGTTGTGGGCTTCGGCGTCGGCGAGGCCGCGATGATTGTCCCATTGTACATTGGAGAAATGGCCCCGGCGCGGTTTCGTGGCCGCCTCATAGTCTTTGACAATATATGTGTCACTTTCGGTCAGCTTGTCTCATATGCACTCGGCGCCGCGTTCACGGATGTGGCTTCTGGGTGGAGATACATGGTGGGCCTCGGCGCAGTACCTGCTTTGTTGCTCGTTGCGATGATGCCATTTTGCCCTGAGACACCTCGTCAGTTGGTCCTACATGGTCGACTGGAAGAGGCTAGGCGTGTGATTTCGAAGATATTCCCACGAGCCACTGACCGACAGGTCGATGCGAAGGCGAGACTGATCCGATATTCAATTGAAGAAGCCACCGCGTCGATATCTAATAAGAGCCTTGCATGGCAGATGAGACAGCTTTTTACTGTTGGTCAGAATGTGCGAGCTCTTATAACTGCTTGCGCCGTTATGGCGG TATCCCAACTCGGAGGCTTCAATTCGCTTATGTACTACGCCTCCACGCTCTTTTCAATGGTTGGGTTTGACAAGCCCACCGTGGTGTCAATAGTGGTTGGAGCCACTAATTTTATATTTGGATTCCcaaacttcatcttcattgacCGCTTCGGCCGACGGCGTATGCTCCTGGTTACCATCCTTGGAATGGCAAGCATCCTTTTCAAAATA TGCCTATCTTTGGTGGTTGCCTCTGTAGCCTTCCACTGGATTCCAGTGAACCATGACCTCACGGCCGTTGAGACGCGCGAGATGGGCTGGCCTAATATCTTGCTTCTCGTGTCTCTCATCGTATATATTGCCTTCTACTCGGCAGGTGTCGCCCCGATCTCTTGGGTGGGGACGGAGTTTCTACCTCTCGAAGTTCGTGCATTGGGGACCATGATGAACAGCGTAACCTGCTGGGGCTGCAACATCATTATATCATCAACCTTtctgtcgatgatgaagggaATGACCCCTAGTGGAACCTTTGGTTTCTACGCTGGAATATGCTTGCTTGGATTCATCTTTGCGATTTTCTGCTATGCAGAGGTTCATAACATGCCTCTCGAGTCTGTCCGAGAGATATATAACCATGGATTTGGAGTCAAGTATGCACGGGAGGTGCAGAAAGAACTTCACGAGGCTAGAGATGCAGAGGGGAGCACGGCGTGA